The proteins below come from a single Iocasia fonsfrigidae genomic window:
- a CDS encoding RbsD/FucU family protein — MLKTKLIHPRILQALAAAGHGAQVLITDGNYPASTQVKQGVETVYLNLTPGLVKVTDILDVLNKTISIESVTVMEPGEGEEPEIFLEFKECLGSEVGFNKEKRFDFYDQCVENDDLCLVIVSGEQRVYANILLTIGVV; from the coding sequence ATGCTAAAAACGAAGTTAATACATCCAAGAATATTACAAGCTCTTGCTGCAGCAGGACATGGGGCCCAAGTCTTAATAACAGATGGAAATTATCCAGCCAGCACCCAGGTTAAACAGGGGGTTGAGACTGTTTACTTAAATCTGACTCCGGGTTTAGTGAAGGTGACAGATATACTTGATGTATTAAATAAAACAATTAGTATCGAGTCTGTTACAGTTATGGAACCTGGGGAGGGTGAAGAGCCGGAGATATTCCTTGAATTTAAGGAATGCCTGGGTTCAGAAGTAGGTTTTAATAAGGAAAAGCGTTTTGATTTTTATGATCAGTGTGTGGAAAATGATGACTTATGTCTGGTAATTGTAAGTGGTGAACAGAGGGTTTATGCAAATATTTTGTTAACAATAGGTGTAGTATAA
- a CDS encoding ABC transporter permease has protein sequence MENIKSEEKKDLKLFISKFSEKIIPFTGLIIISLILTIASPYFLTVDNLLAIGVQTTVIALMGIGVTFVIITAGIDLSVGSILGLSGIVATLTMANGLNMYLAILLGLITGLVAGFINGFITAKGKIHAFIATLGMMGIARGISLLLTGGIPVYQLPPEYDFLGAGRLFGIIPVPLVILTVVAVLAHIVLSKTKIGRYTYAIGSNKDATLLSGINVDKYTMIIYSISGLMAGLAGVVQSSRLITGQPTAGTGYEMDAIASAVIGGTSLLGGEGSIIGTIIGALIIGVLRNGANLLNISEFVQRIVIGVIIIVAVIYDRKRREKSFSQE, from the coding sequence ATGGAAAATATAAAGAGTGAAGAAAAAAAAGATTTGAAACTGTTTATAAGTAAATTTTCAGAAAAAATCATACCATTTACGGGGTTAATAATAATATCTTTAATCTTGACTATTGCCTCCCCTTATTTTCTAACAGTGGATAATCTTCTGGCTATTGGTGTACAAACAACCGTTATTGCCCTGATGGGTATTGGTGTTACATTTGTTATAATTACTGCGGGTATAGATTTATCTGTTGGTTCAATACTGGGTTTAAGTGGTATAGTAGCAACTTTAACAATGGCAAATGGTTTAAATATGTATCTGGCAATCCTATTAGGATTGATTACAGGCCTAGTTGCTGGTTTTATAAATGGATTTATAACAGCAAAAGGGAAGATACATGCTTTTATTGCCACCCTTGGTATGATGGGCATAGCTAGGGGGATAAGTTTACTGTTAACAGGTGGTATTCCTGTTTATCAATTGCCTCCGGAGTATGATTTTTTAGGGGCAGGTAGGTTGTTTGGAATTATTCCTGTACCGCTAGTAATATTAACAGTTGTGGCAGTACTTGCCCATATTGTGTTAAGTAAAACCAAGATTGGTAGGTATACTTATGCCATTGGTAGTAATAAGGATGCTACTTTATTATCTGGTATTAATGTAGATAAGTACACAATGATTATTTATAGTATTTCGGGATTAATGGCTGGTTTGGCCGGTGTTGTTCAGTCTTCTCGTTTGATAACGGGCCAGCCAACAGCAGGTACTGGTTATGAGATGGATGCAATTGCTTCAGCAGTTATTGGTGGAACCAGTCTGCTGGGTGGGGAAGGTAGTATTATTGGTACTATTATAGGTGCTTTAATAATAGGAGTATTACGGAATGGCGCTAATTTATTAAATATCTCTGAATTTGTACAGAGAATTGTAATTGGTGTAATAATAATTGTAGCTGTAATTTATGATAGAAAAAGACGCGAAAAATCTTTTAGTCAGGAATAG
- a CDS encoding sugar ABC transporter ATP-binding protein — protein sequence MSDNLVINMKNITKQFPGVLALDNVDLEVKKGEIHVLLGENGAGKSTLMKVLTGAYQKSSGKIFLNGKEINLENPRHAMDLGISMIYQEFNLAPHLTVQENIFLGRESSSNILLDDKEMYRQTRKILDRLNVNISPKEKVKNLSVAYQQMVEIAKAVSINAQVIIMDEPTAALTAEEKNILFDIIRQLKSEGRSIIYISHLLEEIKQVGDQVTILRDGRKIDTVAASTDPDRLIELMVGREIKELYPKRNVKIGSEKLRVENLSRRNVISKVSFSVREGEILGIAGLVGSGRTEILRAIFGVDPITTGKIYVDNKEVKINSPKDAIEYGIGLVPESRKEQGLALDLAVDENISLSTLDNYIRHGLIYKQEERRIAAKYKDELKIKTPSLNQKVKFLSGGNQQKVVISKWLCSKSEILFFDEPTRGIDVGAKREIFKVMNMLAEQGTAIIMVSSYLPEILAMSDRIVVMSNGVMTGEIDGSEATQEKIMKYATRNMS from the coding sequence TTATTAGGTGAGAATGGTGCTGGTAAATCTACCTTAATGAAGGTTTTAACTGGTGCTTACCAGAAAAGTAGTGGGAAAATATTTTTAAATGGTAAAGAGATAAACCTGGAAAACCCACGGCATGCTATGGACTTAGGAATAAGTATGATATACCAGGAATTTAATCTTGCCCCACACCTGACTGTGCAGGAGAATATTTTCCTGGGAAGAGAATCTAGCAGTAATATTTTATTAGATGATAAAGAAATGTATCGGCAAACCCGGAAAATACTGGATAGATTAAATGTTAATATTTCTCCTAAAGAAAAGGTTAAAAACTTGAGTGTAGCCTATCAGCAGATGGTTGAAATTGCTAAGGCTGTATCAATAAATGCCCAGGTAATAATTATGGATGAACCAACAGCTGCCCTGACTGCAGAAGAAAAGAATATACTATTTGATATTATTAGACAATTAAAGAGTGAAGGTAGGTCAATAATCTATATCTCGCATTTGTTAGAAGAGATAAAACAGGTTGGAGACCAGGTGACGATTCTCAGGGATGGTCGGAAAATAGATACTGTAGCGGCTTCAACAGATCCTGATAGATTAATTGAGTTAATGGTAGGTAGAGAAATTAAGGAATTATATCCTAAACGTAATGTCAAGATAGGTTCGGAAAAACTAAGGGTAGAAAACCTTTCACGCCGGAATGTGATTAGTAAGGTGTCTTTTTCAGTTAGAGAAGGTGAAATACTTGGGATTGCCGGGCTGGTTGGTTCAGGTCGCACCGAGATTCTCCGGGCTATTTTTGGGGTTGATCCCATTACAACTGGTAAAATTTATGTAGACAATAAAGAAGTTAAGATAAATTCACCTAAAGATGCTATAGAATATGGTATTGGTTTAGTTCCAGAAAGTAGAAAGGAACAGGGGCTGGCTCTGGATTTGGCTGTTGATGAGAATATTAGTCTTAGTACCTTAGATAATTATATAAGACATGGTTTGATCTATAAACAGGAAGAAAGAAGGATTGCTGCTAAGTATAAAGATGAGTTAAAGATTAAAACCCCTTCACTGAACCAGAAGGTTAAATTTTTAAGTGGAGGTAACCAGCAAAAAGTAGTTATTTCCAAATGGCTGTGCAGTAAATCTGAGATATTGTTCTTTGATGAACCGACACGGGGGATAGATGTAGGCGCTAAACGTGAGATATTTAAGGTAATGAATATGTTAGCTGAACAGGGTACTGCTATAATAATGGTTTCATCATATTTACCAGAAATACTTGCTATGAGTGATAGAATAGTAGTCATGTCTAATGGTGTGATGACTGGAGAGATTGATGGTAGTGAGGCTACTCAGGAAAAGATTATGAAATATGCTACCAGGAATATGTCTTAA